TTTGTTTTTAAGTTATAATTAAGCTAGTCAGTTTATACTTTCAGTAATTTCAAACATATGGAGGCAAATATGAAACATTTAAAAACATTTTACAAAAAATGGTTTCAATTATTAGTCGTTATCGTCATTAGCTTTTTTAGTGGTGCCTTGGGTAGTTTTTCAATAACCCAACTAACTCAAAAAAGTGGTGTAAGTAACTCCAACAACAATAGCACTATCACACAGACTGCCTATAAAAACGAAAATTCAACAACGCAGGCTGTTAATAAAGTAAAAGATGCCGTTGTTTCTGTTATTACTTATTCAGCAAATAGACAAAATAGCGTATTTGGTAATGACGATACTAATACAGATTCTCAGCAAATTTCTAGTGAAGGATCTGGGGTTATTTATAAAAAGAATGACAAAGAAGCTTACATTGTCACTAACAATCACGTTATAAATGGCGCCAGCAAAGTAGATATTCGTTTGTCAGATGGAACTAAAGTTCCTGGAGAAATCGTCGGAGCAGATACTTTCTCTGATATTGCTGTCGTCAAAATCTCTTCAGAAAAAGTGACTACAGTAGCTGAATTTGGTGATTCTAGTAAGTTAACCGTAGGAGAAACTGCTATTGCTATTGGTAGCCCATTGGGTTCTGAATATGCAAATACTGTCACTCAAGGTATCGTATCTAGTCTCAATCGAAATGTATCTTTAAAATCTGAAGATGGACAAGCCATTTCTACAAAAGCCATCCAAACTGATACTGCTATTAACCCAGGTAACTCTGGTGGACCACTGATTAATATTCAAGGACAGGTTATCGGAATTACCTCAAGTAAAATTGCCACAAATGGAGGAACCTCTGTAGAAGGCCTTGGTTTCGCAATTCCTGCAAATGATGCTATCAATATTATTGAACAGTTAGAAAAGAACGGAAAAGTGACGCGTCCAGCTTTGGGCATCCAAATGGTCAATCTCTCAAATATTAATACAAGTGATATTAGAAGACTTAATATTCCAAGCAGTGTAACATCTGGTGTAGTTGTTCGTTCGGTACAAAGTAATATGCCTGCCAATGGTCACCTTGAAAAATACGATGTTATTACAAAAGTAGATGACAAAGACATTGCTTCATCAACAGACTTACAAAGTGCTCTTTACAATCATTCTATCGGAGACACAATTAAGATAACCTACTATCGTAACGGTAAAGAAGACACTACATCTATTAAACTTGACAAGAG
Above is a genomic segment from Streptococcus mitis containing:
- a CDS encoding serine protease, whose translation is MKHLKTFYKKWFQLLVVIVISFFSGALGSFSITQLTQKSGVSNSNNNSTITQTAYKNENSTTQAVNKVKDAVVSVITYSANRQNSVFGNDDTNTDSQQISSEGSGVIYKKNDKEAYIVTNNHVINGASKVDIRLSDGTKVPGEIVGADTFSDIAVVKISSEKVTTVAEFGDSSKLTVGETAIAIGSPLGSEYANTVTQGIVSSLNRNVSLKSEDGQAISTKAIQTDTAINPGNSGGPLINIQGQVIGITSSKIATNGGTSVEGLGFAIPANDAINIIEQLEKNGKVTRPALGIQMVNLSNINTSDIRRLNIPSSVTSGVVVRSVQSNMPANGHLEKYDVITKVDDKDIASSTDLQSALYNHSIGDTIKITYYRNGKEDTTSIKLDKSSGDLES